Proteins from one Thermococcus bergensis genomic window:
- a CDS encoding DUF447 domain-containing protein, protein MEILKEGQIYEVLLVTKSNITPVGVTRKNKRLNFKLFEGKSARDIKEYPYGAIHITWDVELLVKTALNLPVEVEFEDAKSVPIRKIKGLPSIEGRIKFSEKEIEDKLGKARILECSLIPTYDDLHPVLVPPPSRVDFYLLEMAIHLTRLYVTTRSLNVGESQKLYSKIWESYRLYKKLGGNSELAEKIMGFATAALRWNP, encoded by the coding sequence ATGGAAATTTTAAAAGAAGGTCAGATCTACGAAGTCCTCCTTGTAACCAAGTCAAACATAACTCCAGTTGGGGTTACCAGAAAAAACAAGAGACTGAATTTCAAGCTTTTTGAGGGGAAGAGTGCCAGAGATATAAAGGAATATCCCTATGGAGCGATTCACATAACATGGGACGTTGAACTGCTGGTAAAAACCGCCCTAAATCTGCCGGTTGAAGTTGAGTTCGAAGATGCAAAATCAGTTCCCATCAGGAAAATCAAGGGGCTTCCCAGCATAGAAGGAAGGATAAAATTTTCCGAGAAGGAGATCGAAGACAAATTGGGGAAAGCACGTATTTTGGAGTGCTCATTGATTCCAACTTATGACGACCTACACCCGGTTTTAGTTCCTCCTCCCAGCCGGGTTGACTTCTACCTGCTGGAGATGGCCATACACCTCACAAGGCTGTATGTGACAACTAGATCATTGAATGTAGGAGAATCTCAAAAGCTCTACTCAAAGATTTGGGAAAGTTATCGGCTTTACAAAAAGCTTGGAGGCAATAGCGAACTCGCAGAGAAGATTATGGGGTTTGCAACTGCAGCTTTGAGATGGAACCCCTGA
- a CDS encoding CGP-CTERM sorting domain-containing protein: MRKLSILISVFVLFGLFGMAFASAATVAVDLAHGENEKYLAEDVLEYGTNKTLAHGIVKTITDVEWGYFGDPMAADTLGINHLGEKITADALANVDMLILGQPTSPFQPDEIQAIAEWFKQGGKVLWVAADSDYGSGTQAQDIANSVLEQLGVGHLRIDLCSVEDPTSNAGASYRVVGLVQPDDNTPDKEKLTQNFQHGGKVLYHGPAIVAWVDDNGNWQKLVDGNIPENVYRIVKTSQDGTIVENNDPPAYAYSAGDVGVFTLLAAEIIKFDNGKQSVLIVSGESPYGDYTPTWEAKYHGVDLDGPAFVTNMIHWSLEQASKTETSSGGVCGPAALVGLILIPLAFRRKK; encoded by the coding sequence ATGAGGAAGCTTTCGATACTAATTTCAGTTTTTGTATTGTTTGGTCTTTTTGGTATGGCTTTTGCCAGCGCAGCAACAGTTGCAGTGGATTTAGCCCACGGAGAAAACGAGAAGTACCTTGCAGAGGATGTGCTTGAATACGGAACTAACAAGACTCTTGCCCATGGAATTGTAAAGACCATTACCGATGTCGAATGGGGCTATTTTGGTGACCCGATGGCCGCAGACACGCTCGGTATTAATCACCTTGGAGAAAAGATAACTGCCGATGCCCTTGCAAACGTTGACATGCTCATTCTCGGACAACCAACAAGCCCGTTCCAACCCGATGAAATCCAGGCCATTGCTGAATGGTTCAAGCAAGGAGGAAAAGTTCTCTGGGTTGCCGCCGATAGTGACTATGGTAGCGGTACCCAAGCCCAAGACATCGCAAACTCCGTTCTTGAACAACTCGGTGTTGGACACTTAAGAATTGACCTCTGTTCTGTTGAAGACCCAACAAGCAACGCTGGGGCTTCTTACAGAGTTGTTGGTCTTGTGCAGCCAGATGATAACACCCCAGACAAAGAAAAGCTCACCCAGAACTTCCAGCACGGAGGAAAAGTCCTCTACCACGGCCCCGCAATAGTTGCATGGGTTGATGACAACGGAAACTGGCAAAAACTCGTTGACGGAAACATCCCAGAGAACGTTTATAGGATTGTAAAGACTTCACAAGACGGTACTATTGTAGAGAACAATGATCCTCCCGCATATGCATACAGCGCTGGAGACGTAGGAGTCTTTACGCTCTTAGCGGCAGAAATAATTAAATTTGATAACGGAAAGCAGAGCGTCCTCATCGTAAGCGGTGAGAGCCCATACGGTGACTACACCCCAACATGGGAGGCAAAGTACCACGGTGTTGACTTAGATGGCCCAGCGTTCGTCACAAACATGATACACTGGTCATTAGAGCAAGCCTCAAAAACAGAAACCAGCAGCGGAGGAGTTTGTGGCCCAGCGGCTTTAGTAGGGCTAATCCTAATCCCACTAGCCTTTAGAAGGAAGAAGTGA
- a CDS encoding ABC transporter ATP-binding protein produces MVEVRLESIVKTFGETVALKGIDLHIKHGELFTLLGPSGCGKSTTLRIIAGLDFPDKGHLYFDDEEVTYKSSSERGAVLVFQNYALWPHMTVYDNIAYGLKIRKLPKQEIERRVKWVLELVKLQGYEDRYPTQLSGGQQQRVAIARALVVEPKLLLLDEPLSNLDAKLRLEMRSEIRRIQRELDITAIYVTHDQEEAMAISDRIAVMNIGQIEQVGTPKEIYEEPKTEFVASFMGKTNVIPAEVVEREGDKVTVEFENFRLDGLTYKDKNDKVVIVIRPERISLHPIENAVAITGKVDLIEYYGFFIEVVGLFGETRIIARTINDKDVVHLRPQGEVTFYIDRNDILVLPKQNL; encoded by the coding sequence ATGGTTGAGGTCAGGCTTGAGAGTATAGTGAAAACTTTCGGTGAAACCGTTGCTCTGAAAGGTATCGATCTCCACATAAAACACGGAGAGCTATTTACACTGCTCGGGCCAAGTGGATGCGGAAAATCGACCACGCTGAGGATAATTGCTGGTCTCGACTTCCCTGACAAAGGGCACCTGTACTTCGATGATGAAGAAGTGACCTACAAAAGTTCAAGTGAAAGAGGAGCTGTGCTGGTTTTCCAGAACTACGCATTATGGCCCCACATGACAGTTTATGACAACATTGCATATGGACTCAAAATAAGAAAGCTCCCCAAGCAGGAAATCGAAAGAAGAGTAAAATGGGTCCTTGAGTTGGTTAAACTCCAAGGATACGAGGACAGATATCCCACACAGCTCAGTGGTGGTCAGCAGCAGAGAGTTGCCATAGCCAGGGCACTTGTGGTAGAACCCAAGTTACTTCTGCTTGACGAGCCCCTCTCAAATCTGGACGCAAAACTCAGGTTAGAGATGAGGTCTGAAATAAGAAGGATACAGAGAGAACTTGATATCACAGCCATATACGTCACTCACGACCAAGAAGAAGCAATGGCAATAAGTGACAGGATAGCTGTGATGAACATAGGACAGATAGAACAAGTGGGCACACCAAAGGAAATCTACGAAGAGCCAAAAACCGAGTTTGTCGCATCGTTTATGGGAAAAACCAATGTAATTCCAGCCGAAGTTGTGGAAAGAGAGGGAGATAAAGTAACGGTTGAATTTGAAAACTTCAGACTTGATGGGCTTACATACAAAGACAAAAACGATAAAGTTGTCATAGTGATAAGACCAGAGCGCATCAGCTTACACCCCATCGAAAATGCCGTGGCAATAACGGGCAAAGTTGATCTTATAGAGTACTATGGATTTTTCATTGAAGTCGTTGGACTGTTTGGAGAAACTAGAATAATTGCCAGAACAATAAATGACAAGGACGTTGTCCACTTAAGACCACAAGGCGAAGTGACATTCTACATAGACAGAAACGACATTCTTGTGCTCCCCAAACAAAACCTCTAA
- a CDS encoding ABC transporter permease yields MKVSKWSERLFGTPLFDPLVAFSYIFPLLYLIVFLIVPVLSMLLIAFTYDGNISLHWFKSILTDSYYIQIPPRGEFAQKLATSTGESLYLIRGLDFGVVLNSLVVAILVTLLTAILGTVFAFVMARYNFKGKNFFRIALFIPLLVTPFVNAYVIKQMFSEYGLINYIFHEVLHILPFRIKIDGLAGVVLAQAMAYYPIVYLNAYASFINIDPTLEEQAENLGSRGFHLFRTVTFPLALPGIAAGATLVFIFSLEDLAAPVVFHGDPLAKKLMSYQIFSKFIYGLGERSPEIAALSIIMLALAVIAFLGIRKYVGLRQYAMLSKGGRWKPRISEPKPWQTLLIYLVLLPVLLITIFPQLGVVMLAFSERWTTTVLPQGFTIDYIKEMILNPDVRRFIVNSLVYSGAAVILIVLLSITSSYATSRFKGILSPVLESIVILPIAVPGIVVAMGYFYFFSAVTPENSPLNPTSLYGFNPALVLILAYSIRRLPFAARSVYAGLQQVHVSLEEASMNLGASRWKTIIGILLPLISLNAFGGAMLSFVYSMSETSVGITLGSINMEQAPITAFMKEVLMSAAGSINIAAALGVLLIVVQITAIVVVNIITKQRYSFIGLT; encoded by the coding sequence ATGAAGGTTAGCAAATGGAGTGAGAGACTGTTTGGGACTCCACTGTTCGACCCCCTTGTCGCTTTCTCTTATATTTTTCCACTGTTGTACCTGATAGTGTTTTTGATAGTCCCCGTTCTATCTATGCTGCTTATAGCCTTCACGTATGATGGAAATATTTCCCTCCACTGGTTTAAGAGCATACTCACCGATTCTTACTATATCCAAATACCCCCACGAGGGGAGTTTGCCCAAAAATTGGCGACCTCCACCGGAGAAAGCTTATATTTAATCAGAGGGCTAGACTTCGGGGTCGTATTGAACTCTCTTGTTGTCGCCATATTAGTAACGCTCCTTACGGCAATATTAGGAACTGTCTTTGCCTTTGTGATGGCGAGATACAACTTCAAAGGGAAGAATTTCTTTAGAATTGCCCTCTTCATCCCACTGCTGGTAACTCCATTTGTGAATGCCTACGTCATAAAGCAAATGTTCAGCGAATATGGCCTTATAAACTACATCTTTCACGAAGTCCTCCACATCCTTCCGTTTAGGATTAAAATAGACGGTTTAGCCGGTGTGGTTTTAGCTCAAGCTATGGCATACTACCCGATAGTTTACCTGAACGCCTATGCGAGCTTTATCAACATAGACCCAACCCTTGAGGAGCAGGCAGAAAACCTTGGAAGCAGGGGATTTCACCTCTTTAGAACGGTAACATTCCCCCTCGCTCTCCCTGGAATTGCTGCAGGGGCAACCCTAGTCTTTATATTCAGCCTCGAGGACTTAGCAGCACCCGTTGTTTTCCATGGGGACCCATTAGCCAAGAAGCTCATGTCATACCAGATATTCAGCAAGTTCATCTATGGTCTTGGTGAAAGAAGCCCAGAAATAGCCGCCCTTTCAATAATAATGCTCGCCTTAGCAGTAATTGCTTTCCTCGGCATAAGGAAGTACGTGGGCTTGAGACAGTATGCAATGTTAAGTAAAGGCGGAAGATGGAAGCCAAGAATAAGCGAGCCAAAACCATGGCAGACCCTTTTGATCTACTTAGTCCTCCTCCCAGTGTTGTTAATCACAATCTTCCCACAATTGGGTGTGGTCATGCTTGCTTTTTCAGAAAGATGGACCACAACCGTCCTTCCGCAGGGATTCACAATTGACTACATCAAAGAAATGATACTGAACCCCGACGTGAGAAGGTTTATTGTAAACAGCCTTGTCTACTCCGGAGCAGCTGTAATTCTCATAGTACTGCTCTCAATAACCTCATCCTACGCTACAAGCAGATTCAAAGGCATTCTAAGTCCCGTCCTTGAGAGCATAGTGATACTCCCAATTGCGGTACCGGGAATCGTGGTAGCAATGGGATACTTCTATTTCTTCTCAGCGGTAACTCCAGAGAATTCACCGCTAAATCCAACATCGCTCTATGGATTTAACCCGGCACTGGTGTTGATACTTGCTTACTCTATAAGAAGGCTCCCGTTTGCAGCAAGATCCGTTTATGCTGGCCTGCAGCAGGTTCATGTTTCTCTAGAAGAAGCCTCCATGAACCTCGGCGCCTCAAGATGGAAAACGATAATTGGAATTTTGTTGCCGCTGATATCTCTGAACGCTTTTGGAGGAGCAATGCTGAGCTTTGTTTATTCAATGAGCGAAACAAGCGTTGGAATAACCCTTGGTTCAATAAACATGGAACAGGCACCAATAACGGCATTCATGAAAGAAGTCCTGATGTCCGCAGCGGGCAGTATAAACATAGCAGCAGCATTAGGTGTTCTCTTGATAGTTGTGCAGATAACTGCTATTGTGGTAGTTAATATAATCACAAAGCAAAGATACTCCTTCATTGGGCTAACATGA
- a CDS encoding metallophosphoesterase: protein MKRILAFLLAFLTLSLINVNPASAEALPGDILKMPMPGAPAIALPGETIEIQPQEGVDITEITIVSVMNGPYKLEILEKGNTIKAKIPENVVPDVYFLQVKSNKGEVIIPNGVWVLKEYPKVLRIAHLSDTHVTSGTKFGYVCGEYFQRDIKKIQELCDGGLIVPLHSYVATDSAYTYWSMDDRVDVIISTGDVVDTAGDSKGYKMLFDIISRAAATGRPTIIVKGNHDDPPNYYPKLIGPTDYYLTIGKFLIIALNSHGDEAHPYMDQLEWMEKVLEEHPDKIPIVIVHHPYWYSAPQGWIGGRIEGFTAFDDKDWANLTQYVGYYWIGGPEKTTEDIARRFLQDVEKYNIKLVMSGHIHHDKLHIYVDKNGNEHWFVTLTSTGAPDKETNPASKSDYSPTWYGSNIVEIDENGNVRLPAVEEMFGTLFNDFISLPVPQEFITFRWTTDFGSAVKFINLLGEESGKFAIEVPEGAEVDASVTNVTYKLLGERKIGDKTYELFEIVVPEGVSQLVISKGKDTEKPEISIPYLTPSKPVKGKPFKVYISAKDNLGIRDIYVEIEANGKVATYPAVQASGGQADYFMAEIPEVNADEYVIRAVAVDFYGNKATFEMTVGGTQTCGPAAILAFSIIPLALFRRKK, encoded by the coding sequence ATGAAGCGAATACTCGCGTTTTTGCTGGCGTTTCTGACTTTGTCCTTGATTAATGTAAACCCGGCAAGTGCAGAAGCACTTCCCGGAGATATCCTAAAGATGCCGATGCCCGGAGCCCCTGCTATAGCACTTCCGGGGGAAACAATAGAAATACAACCCCAAGAAGGCGTTGACATTACTGAGATTACAATTGTTTCTGTTATGAACGGTCCATACAAGCTTGAAATCCTGGAAAAGGGAAATACAATAAAAGCCAAAATACCTGAAAACGTTGTTCCAGATGTGTATTTCCTTCAAGTCAAGTCAAACAAAGGAGAGGTCATCATACCTAACGGCGTGTGGGTTCTCAAAGAATATCCAAAGGTGCTTAGGATTGCCCATTTGAGCGATACCCACGTCACAAGCGGAACCAAATTCGGCTATGTATGTGGAGAATACTTCCAGAGGGATATCAAGAAAATACAGGAGCTTTGTGACGGAGGTTTAATTGTCCCCCTCCACAGTTACGTTGCTACCGATAGTGCTTACACCTACTGGAGCATGGACGATAGAGTGGATGTTATAATAAGCACTGGAGACGTTGTTGATACCGCCGGAGACAGCAAAGGATACAAAATGCTCTTTGACATAATCTCTAGAGCAGCCGCTACAGGGAGGCCAACGATAATAGTCAAAGGAAACCACGATGACCCACCAAACTACTATCCCAAGCTGATAGGTCCAACCGACTATTACCTCACCATAGGAAAGTTCCTTATTATAGCCCTGAATTCCCATGGAGACGAAGCCCATCCCTACATGGATCAACTTGAGTGGATGGAGAAAGTCCTTGAAGAACATCCGGATAAGATTCCAATAGTGATTGTCCACCATCCATACTGGTACTCCGCTCCCCAAGGGTGGATTGGAGGAAGAATTGAAGGTTTCACAGCGTTTGACGACAAAGACTGGGCAAACCTCACCCAATATGTCGGCTATTACTGGATCGGTGGGCCGGAGAAAACAACCGAAGACATAGCAAGGAGATTCCTTCAAGATGTGGAGAAGTATAACATAAAGCTTGTTATGAGCGGACACATCCACCACGACAAGCTTCACATCTACGTAGATAAAAACGGCAACGAGCACTGGTTTGTTACGTTAACATCAACGGGAGCACCAGACAAAGAAACTAACCCTGCATCAAAGTCAGATTACAGCCCAACATGGTATGGCTCAAACATAGTTGAAATAGACGAAAACGGAAACGTTAGGTTGCCAGCGGTTGAAGAGATGTTCGGAACGCTTTTCAACGACTTCATTTCACTTCCAGTTCCCCAAGAGTTCATCACATTTAGGTGGACAACGGACTTTGGAAGTGCCGTGAAGTTCATAAATCTACTCGGAGAAGAGAGCGGAAAGTTTGCCATAGAAGTCCCAGAGGGAGCAGAGGTTGATGCCAGCGTTACAAATGTCACTTACAAGCTTCTTGGGGAAAGAAAGATCGGAGACAAGACTTACGAGCTGTTTGAAATAGTTGTTCCTGAAGGAGTATCCCAGCTCGTAATAAGCAAGGGCAAGGACACAGAAAAGCCCGAGATAAGCATCCCCTACTTGACTCCTTCAAAACCAGTAAAAGGAAAACCATTTAAGGTCTACATAAGTGCCAAGGACAATCTCGGAATTAGAGATATCTACGTGGAGATAGAAGCCAATGGAAAAGTTGCAACATACCCAGCAGTACAGGCAAGTGGGGGGCAAGCAGATTACTTTATGGCAGAGATTCCTGAAGTTAATGCTGATGAATACGTCATAAGAGCAGTAGCCGTAGACTTCTATGGAAACAAAGCAACATTCGAGATGACCGTTGGCGGAACACAAACGTGCGGGCCCGCAGCAATTCTAGCATTCTCCATAATCCCGCTTGCGCTATTTAGAAGAAAGAAATGA
- a CDS encoding ABC transporter substrate-binding protein, protein MKKFASLSILIIVLLSTVAAGCIGGEGTQTGTQTGGEGITLVVLTRHDVTIQVMAKKMFLQSDIAKQYNIKDVKFIKAHESLWPDYIEKGADVGWGGGPTLFDDLFKNNYLAPIEDQNVLGLIGTQIQETIAGMPMVRKGDDGKVYWIAAALSSFGFTVNHDVLERWSLPVPQGWEDIASETFAMDPPQVGIADPTRSTSNTRIYQIILQAFGWDEGWKVLTLIAANSKIYDASDAVREAVIAGDIAVGSTIDFYGYTAMKLNPSCEYIIPKGQSIINGDPIALLVNSKQKEAAQAFIYWVLTEGQKIWLDEEINRLPVNPSVFDTPEGQKRPDLKKAYESALTTQGIEFDDNKALATINSMQLYFKATLVDANQELHRAWVSLAKAYKEGKISEEKYKELKARLLEPVKFKDPDTGEIVTLTEEYAEKINDRLAKDASFRDTLMQEWRDAAREKYQSILAEVQG, encoded by the coding sequence ATGAAAAAATTTGCGAGCCTTTCGATTTTGATCATTGTATTGCTCAGTACAGTCGCCGCAGGATGTATTGGCGGAGAAGGAACCCAGACAGGAACACAAACTGGAGGAGAGGGAATAACCCTTGTCGTTTTGACGAGACATGACGTGACAATACAAGTGATGGCAAAGAAGATGTTCCTCCAAAGCGACATAGCAAAACAGTACAACATCAAGGATGTGAAGTTTATAAAAGCTCATGAGTCACTGTGGCCGGACTACATAGAAAAAGGAGCCGACGTTGGATGGGGAGGAGGGCCAACACTCTTTGATGACCTCTTCAAGAACAATTACCTCGCTCCCATAGAAGACCAAAATGTTCTCGGGCTTATTGGCACCCAAATCCAAGAAACAATTGCTGGAATGCCCATGGTAAGAAAAGGAGATGATGGAAAAGTATACTGGATCGCAGCGGCATTATCTTCATTTGGATTCACTGTGAACCATGATGTTCTTGAGAGATGGAGCCTTCCTGTTCCCCAAGGGTGGGAGGACATAGCAAGTGAAACCTTCGCCATGGATCCACCTCAAGTAGGAATTGCCGATCCAACAAGAAGTACTTCAAATACGAGGATTTACCAGATAATTCTCCAGGCTTTTGGATGGGATGAAGGATGGAAGGTTCTCACGCTAATTGCTGCAAATTCAAAGATTTATGACGCCAGTGATGCCGTTAGAGAAGCGGTAATTGCAGGAGACATAGCTGTCGGAAGTACAATCGACTTTTACGGATACACTGCAATGAAGTTGAATCCTTCTTGTGAGTACATCATTCCAAAGGGACAGAGCATTATAAACGGTGACCCAATAGCCCTTCTTGTGAATTCAAAACAAAAAGAGGCTGCACAGGCGTTTATTTACTGGGTTCTAACGGAAGGGCAAAAGATATGGCTTGATGAGGAGATAAACAGATTACCAGTCAATCCAAGCGTATTTGATACTCCAGAAGGACAAAAGAGACCCGACCTGAAGAAAGCTTATGAAAGCGCTCTAACCACACAAGGAATAGAATTCGACGACAATAAAGCTCTAGCTACAATAAACTCAATGCAGCTCTATTTCAAGGCTACATTAGTCGATGCAAACCAAGAGCTCCACAGAGCATGGGTTTCATTAGCTAAGGCCTACAAAGAAGGAAAGATAAGTGAAGAGAAATACAAAGAGCTAAAAGCAAGGCTCCTTGAGCCTGTAAAGTTCAAAGACCCAGATACGGGAGAAATTGTGACCTTAACAGAGGAATACGCAGAAAAAATCAACGACAGACTTGCAAAGGATGCTTCGTTTAGAGACACCTTGATGCAAGAATGGAGAGATGCTGCAAGAGAGAAATATCAAAGCATCCTCGCGGAGGTGCAAGGATGA
- a CDS encoding restriction endonuclease produces MELLKTATSDEVIRVVQHLLESLGFKDAERVIAENWNIDFIALREDPISGLEKYVIKVKTEELVSSNEVEEFMESIIKAKADRGVFIAVDGFTKDAKVLLGREYKGKIIPWDGERLVKELNDRDIPISNELLERFEKKKRKEEEEVKRKGMLKVIHLDAPLLYSFSPNKVLETVMALMESRYKIKREDVFLEGLVVELSAGYIISWSATKDGEEVIKDEAIVLSKDDVIPLVSRDGELERKVSKALLESESAIKASKVETESPISQNEAVVTLKLKLADELKIPQTNIYLSSRRRVYVPNKALLKLKVGINSAKAEVDLKTDDAKVDIAPLPKEKLVEIAKEECKNALGESPEELSVEEKGPVIIISGQTKRFVFGIALHVYSGRIIKRKSKLKREAIFSEVAKLYPEGEVVFFDEKENRAITDVMTPKGVVVLEFNLENGEHTVTANLLHPYQIANSAKSLLEKNFDMKGLKLVDFKFHDATQLEILLESNDGKIKVNADGKTGDIIDYFVEISPQKAREIILQKYGGWSIKKLDRKSDTYEVELENKRALLRISLSKDGKILTEVDRQLKIEVVQEIAKKFLEEKGIPAAIKEITLDDNWKVKFVGEERVGELLIGRSSGEILKSDVFLTEMAIEENYKRHVREKFNETSLNTERIVVYKEKGYAVIKLIGNESIYYAKIDLRNGKILEEDNLPNKGLMAKIKKVQLEAKYK; encoded by the coding sequence TTGGAACTGCTGAAGACGGCAACTAGTGATGAAGTGATTCGTGTTGTTCAACATCTTCTTGAGTCTTTAGGGTTTAAAGACGCCGAGAGAGTAATTGCTGAAAATTGGAACATAGACTTCATAGCTCTTCGTGAGGATCCAATATCCGGGCTTGAGAAATATGTAATAAAGGTCAAGACAGAGGAATTGGTGTCTTCCAATGAAGTTGAAGAATTTATGGAGTCCATTATAAAAGCTAAAGCTGACAGGGGAGTTTTTATTGCTGTTGATGGGTTTACAAAAGATGCGAAGGTACTCTTAGGGCGCGAGTACAAGGGAAAAATAATTCCTTGGGATGGGGAGAGGCTCGTCAAGGAGTTAAATGACAGGGACATTCCAATATCCAATGAGCTGCTTGAGAGATTCGAAAAAAAGAAGAGGAAAGAGGAGGAAGAAGTTAAAAGGAAAGGGATGTTAAAAGTTATACACCTGGATGCACCATTGCTGTATTCGTTTTCGCCAAATAAGGTTCTCGAAACTGTTATGGCTCTCATGGAATCCAGGTATAAAATAAAAAGGGAAGATGTTTTCCTGGAGGGGCTGGTAGTTGAGCTTTCTGCAGGCTATATAATTTCATGGTCCGCTACGAAGGACGGGGAAGAGGTAATAAAAGACGAAGCAATAGTTTTGTCAAAGGATGATGTAATTCCCCTTGTGAGCAGGGATGGTGAGCTGGAGAGAAAAGTTTCAAAAGCTCTTCTGGAAAGTGAATCTGCGATAAAAGCGAGCAAAGTTGAAACAGAATCCCCCATTTCTCAAAATGAGGCGGTAGTGACCCTCAAACTAAAACTTGCAGATGAACTCAAGATTCCTCAAACAAATATTTATCTAAGTTCCAGAAGAAGGGTTTATGTTCCAAATAAAGCCCTATTGAAACTTAAAGTTGGCATAAACTCTGCCAAAGCTGAAGTTGACCTTAAGACAGATGATGCCAAAGTGGATATAGCACCCCTTCCAAAGGAGAAGCTTGTGGAGATAGCCAAGGAGGAGTGCAAAAACGCTCTTGGGGAGAGTCCGGAGGAACTTTCTGTAGAAGAAAAGGGCCCTGTGATTATTATAAGTGGACAAACTAAGAGGTTTGTCTTCGGAATTGCTTTGCACGTTTATAGTGGCAGGATAATAAAAAGAAAGTCAAAACTAAAACGGGAAGCTATATTCTCGGAGGTTGCCAAGCTGTATCCTGAAGGAGAGGTCGTCTTCTTTGATGAAAAAGAAAATAGGGCAATAACCGATGTCATGACTCCAAAGGGAGTTGTGGTTCTTGAATTCAACTTGGAAAATGGCGAACACACAGTAACTGCAAATCTACTTCACCCTTACCAGATCGCAAATTCCGCCAAGAGCCTTCTTGAAAAGAATTTTGACATGAAGGGGCTTAAGCTTGTTGACTTTAAGTTCCATGATGCAACTCAGTTAGAGATACTCCTTGAGAGTAATGATGGGAAGATCAAGGTGAATGCCGATGGGAAAACAGGGGACATAATAGATTATTTCGTTGAGATAAGTCCCCAGAAAGCTAGGGAAATAATCCTTCAGAAATATGGTGGGTGGAGTATAAAGAAGCTGGATAGGAAGAGTGACACCTATGAGGTGGAACTTGAGAACAAAAGAGCTCTTCTGAGAATATCCCTCAGCAAAGATGGGAAAATCCTGACCGAAGTAGACAGGCAGCTGAAAATTGAGGTAGTACAGGAGATAGCAAAGAAGTTTCTGGAAGAGAAAGGAATACCTGCAGCCATAAAGGAAATAACACTTGATGACAATTGGAAAGTTAAGTTTGTTGGAGAAGAAAGAGTGGGGGAGCTTTTGATAGGAAGAAGTTCTGGGGAAATATTAAAGAGTGATGTTTTTCTGACTGAGATGGCGATTGAAGAGAACTATAAGAGGCATGTCCGTGAGAAGTTCAATGAAACGAGTCTCAATACGGAGAGGATAGTTGTTTACAAGGAAAAGGGATATGCAGTGATAAAACTAATAGGCAACGAGTCTATTTACTATGCGAAGATAGATCTGAGGAATGGTAAAATTTTGGAGGAGGATAATCTGCCCAATAAGGGACTAATGGCAAAGATAAAGAAAGTGCAACTAGAGGCAAAATATAAATAA